CCGGCAGCAGGCGGAGAAGCTATCACCTCGGCTGGTCGAAGTCTGGCCGCGCGACACCCGTAAGCTTGAGGCACGTTTTCTCAAGTTGAAGGATGCCTATGTAAAAGCCCGACACTCCGACCACTTCAATATGTCGGAAGAAGAATTTACCTACCTCTCCGAGCGCGTCGAGCTTCTGGGTACAATCGTCAACGAACTTTGCGTGGAAAAGCTGGCTGAATGGAAGGCCAAGCTATAGGCGTTTAATTACGCAAGATAAATCGTTCCAAGAAGGGAGTTTTGCGAATGAATAACAGCGATCTCGCCGACAAGCTGGCTGCCGAGACCGGAGTCAGCAAGGCCGATGCCCGGAAAACGGTCGATACCGTGTTCACTGCCATTGCACAGGCAGCAGCCGCCGGCGAAGAAGTCTCTCTCAATGGTTTTGGCAAGTTCAAGGTCAAGGACACGCCGGCCCGGGAAGGCCGCAATCCCGCGACTGGCGAAACCATTCAGATCGCCGCATCGAAGAAATTGACCTTCGCTCCCGCTAAGGCGGTCAAGGACAAACTGAACGCGTGAGCGATGGGACCGGGGGCTTGCGAGCAGACGCCTCCGGTCCAAACGCGAGACCTCGCGTCACCTTCGCGC
This genomic stretch from Sphingomonas panacis harbors:
- a CDS encoding HU family DNA-binding protein; translated protein: MNNSDLADKLAAETGVSKADARKTVDTVFTAIAQAAAAGEEVSLNGFGKFKVKDTPAREGRNPATGETIQIAASKKLTFAPAKAVKDKLNA